A region of the Candidatus Latescibacter sp. genome:
AGGCTGGCGGCGAGCATTCCGATCCCGTTCTTGGAGTCATTCTCGGTGGCGACAATGAACGGCGGGCGGTATCCGTTCCAGTCGAACGAACTGTTGAGGATCGATTCGGTGAGGTCGAAGTTGGGATAGAGGTCGGTCCAGGCGCGCTGTCCCTGGGTTCCGGCGGCGATGGCGTTGCTCCCCTGCGCCCGCTCCACATCGGCTTTGAACCCCTGGGCCTTCCCCACCTGAGGGTCGGCAAGCCGGGGATTGCCGATCATCATGTCACGGACGATGATGGTCATTTTAATGCACTCGCGCAGGAGTTCTTCAGGGGCATAGGGGCGGGTTCCGGCGCCGTAATCGATCCGGAATTTTTTCATGAACTTGGCTGCGCGCTCCAACTCCTCGTGATCGTAAAATTCCTGCTCCATGCGCCCTTTGACCGCCACCATATCCACCGAAACGGTGCCCATGCCGAAATAGTGGAGCATGAGATTGCGGCGGACATCGGAGCCGATGATCCCCATGGAGACTCCGCCGACCGAAAGATAGTTTTTCCCGCGCATCTCGGCGACCGCACAAGCAGCCCGTGCGAACCGGACAATCCTTTCCGCGACGAAGGGTGAAAGCTCCCCGTCTTCCGATTCAAGGTTCGGATTATAGATGGAAAATATCGGGCGCTCCTTTTCGTCCATGGCAGCGCAGAATGCTTTCAGCCATACCGCTCCGGGACGGTCGGTCTGATTCAGTCCCCAGGCGGCCTGCTGCCACTCGCTCGATCCCAGCCCCTGCGCAGCGGACATCAGTTCATCGCTGTACGCCCAGGAGCGGCTCACCCAGATGTTGGCGCTTACCCCCTCCTTCGCATAGTATTCCTGGGCAAGAGCGCCGGTCCGGGCGCCGTACACGATCTCCGGCGCGACCACCACCCGCACGGGGGTACCATCGGGGAGTTTCACCTTTTGGGTGATGAGATTGTAAACCTTTTCCACCATCCTCCAGGTTTTTTCAACATTTCCTTCATAGGCGCCGGTGCGGCCGTCGGCCACTGGAGTAAGTGCGATGGTGGGAATGGGACCGGCCAGCCGCCGCTGAGTCGGGGTGAATCCCCGGATTGAGGAAGCAAGGGAGGTGAAATTGGGGTGGGTATTGGAATTCATAGGGTTTACTCCTTCAGATAGAAACATGTTTTGTCAGTCCCACATCTTCAAGAATAACTTTTCGGAAAACTTCTGGGTCGCCGAATCGATTTACCGCATCCAGTATTTCTATTCCGGCAATATGACCATCCGCAGCATAATCAACCGAAATACCTTCTGTAATATGCTGTGTTGTCACTGTTTTTTCTAAAAATCGGATGTAAAGAACATCCACCTCGGCGTCATATGAAATTCTCAAGGTTTAATCTCACACGCTTTGATTTGTTTCCCTGCAAATGTAGAAGATAAAAAAGAAAATCCGGTTATGTCATTTGGTAAGTATTTTTTGAAAATATTTCGCCTTGGTTGCACATTTAGATACTGAAACGAGTTCAGAATGACACGTGTCATGCCGAACTTGTTTCGGCATCTATATACGATCGCGAATCTTATCTAATGGCAAACCTACGAAAGACAATATAGCATTTCACGAAAAGAGAGGAACGAAAAAAATGAATCCATCTCCAGACTCCTGTTTTTTTCACGCGTGCCTTCCCCTACTATGGAAATTCCTCCGGAGCCACCAGATGGTAAACACCATGCCGAAAACGAATCCGGCGACATGGGAGATGAATGCTATCCCGCCCTGTCCGGCGGCGCCGGCAGAGGTGGTGAAGGTGAGGGCGGAAGAGCCTATCTGAATGAAAAACCACAGCCCAAGGATAAAGAAAGCCGGTATGGGAATTATCCGTATGAAAATGATGAAAATGACCAGGGTATGAATTCGCGAGGCGGGGAACCGGAGGAAATAAGCGCCCAGCACTCCGGCGATCGCTCCCGAAGCGCCGACCAGGGGAATGTTTGAAGATGGAAAAGCGTAGGCAAATGCCAAGGTGGCCAGGATTCCCGCAGCAAGGTAGAAGAGGAGGAAGCGGAAATGGCCGAAATCATCCTCGATATTACGGCCGAAAACCCAGAGATAGAGCATGTTGCCGCCGAGATGAAGGAAACCGCCGTGCATGAACATGCTGGTCAGGAGCGCCAGGTGAGGATGAAGCTGTCCGGGGAGGTGTGCCTTTCCGGGATGGAAAAAGTTGAAGGGAACCATCCCGTATGCGAATACCGACCGGTCGATCGAACCCGGTGTGGTTATCTGCATCCAGAAAACGATCACATTGATGATGATAAGGAGGATCGTGATAAAAGGAAATGTGGAAATCGGCCGGTCGCTGTAAAGAGGAAACATGGACTGGAGCTTTCTCCTGAGTTTATGGTTCAGATATCCGGCGATAGAATTCGGGCCTGCGGCTCTCGAACAGGTCGTTGTAGCGGTTGATTTTCTTGTTTCTAGCCAGTGCGGGATCGATTTCCACCACTGCAACCGATTCACCTTCCGCAGGAGCGGCGGCCAGTATCTCACCGTAAGGCGATATGATCTGGCTTGCGCCGGTGAAAGTGAACGAGTAATCCCCCCGGCTCTCCACTCCATAGCGGTTGGCGGTAATGCTGAATACACGGTTCTCAAGGCTGCGGACTATCATTGAGCGCTGGCCCCAGGGCAGGACAAAGTTCACCGGATGGCAGATAATCTCAGCGCCCTTCAGGGCGAGCACCCGGACCGATTCCGGGAAGTACCAGTCGAAACAGATCATTATCCCAAGCCTGATCCCGTTCAGCTCATGCACTGCGAAAGGGATGTCGCCGGGTTGAAAGAACAGGTTCTCAGCCCCGAAAAGATGAATCTTACGATAAAGTTCCCGTGACCCGTCCGGACGGAGAAGCGCCGCCGAGTTGAAAAGAGTTCCCCGGCTGATCTCTCCGAATCCGACCACCAGCCCGCAGTTTTTTACACCGGCAAGCACAGAAAGCTCGTCCAGGCTGGGGGAATTGTCAAACGGCTCCGCTATCCGGGCGAGTTCCTCCTCTGAAGTGAACGTGTACCCGGTGGTTGCCAACTCTGGCAGAACCAGGAGATCTGCCTCCACCGAAGCGATGAGATTTTTCATGGTCTCGATATTGGCGGCGATATCACCGAATACCGACCTGAATTGTATAAAACCGACTTTCATGAACAGGGATTCCTTTATGCAATACGATGGGTGATAGAGAATTATGGATACGCCTAACGTAATGATTTACATGAAATAAGTCAATGGAGAACCGGGAATCTGGCCTTCCCCCATTTTTTATTCTGTGATAGATATGACATATCACTTATCTGCTCTTTAGACAAAATCCCCCCGCCGCATTAAGCGGCGACCCCCTTATTAAGGGGGTAAAAGCTGCCTGCCAACATGATTCCCCCCTTAATAAGGGGGGATGTCCGAAGGACAGAGGGGATGCATTAACCCAAGAATATTTTTAAAAAATATATTTTCGTGGAAAGATAAGCATCATAAAGAGTTACAAAAAATTAATTTAAATATCTGGGGGATG
Encoded here:
- the fucI gene encoding L-fucose isomerase (catalyzes the conversion of the aldose L-fucose into the corresponding ketose L-fuculose), with protein sequence MNSNTHPNFTSLASSIRGFTPTQRRLAGPIPTIALTPVADGRTGAYEGNVEKTWRMVEKVYNLITQKVKLPDGTPVRVVVAPEIVYGARTGALAQEYYAKEGVSANIWVSRSWAYSDELMSAAQGLGSSEWQQAAWGLNQTDRPGAVWLKAFCAAMDEKERPIFSIYNPNLESEDGELSPFVAERIVRFARAACAVAEMRGKNYLSVGGVSMGIIGSDVRRNLMLHYFGMGTVSVDMVAVKGRMEQEFYDHEELERAAKFMKKFRIDYGAGTRPYAPEELLRECIKMTIIVRDMMIGNPRLADPQVGKAQGFKADVERAQGSNAIAAGTQGQRAWTDLYPNFDLTESILNSSFDWNGYRPPFIVATENDSKNGIGMLAASLLSGLPQLFADIRTNWTPESIRESTGVDISDIAPGGFIDKRNSGAGALDYALNVISLVTEDAPIDMQDAADAIRTSPALRKKLMDAAIAGTSFQAAVLEYFLGDGLSSHYRTPGGIPMTAYRYNVVGDLVTCSVVEGETIDLPEEAAEHVSKRTDPTWPETFWTPWDMSSFDYMSLIGPNHDGNSFGLIGADLITLNAMLRIPVDFHNIPEDQIFRPTMWDRYGGDDFRVCEKLGAMYR
- a CDS encoding DUF2283 domain-containing protein, translated to MRISYDAEVDVLYIRFLEKTVTTQHITEGISVDYAADGHIAGIEILDAVNRFGDPEVFRKVILEDVGLTKHVSI
- a CDS encoding rhomboid family intramembrane serine protease; this encodes MQWWKSIPHWLETRKSTATTTCSRAAGPNSIAGYLNHKLRRKLQSMFPLYSDRPISTFPFITILLIIINVIVFWMQITTPGSIDRSVFAYGMVPFNFFHPGKAHLPGQLHPHLALLTSMFMHGGFLHLGGNMLYLWVFGRNIEDDFGHFRFLLFYLAAGILATLAFAYAFPSSNIPLVGASGAIAGVLGAYFLRFPASRIHTLVIFIIFIRIIPIPAFFILGLWFFIQIGSSALTFTTSAGAAGQGGIAFISHVAGFVFGMVFTIWWLRRNFHSRGRHA
- a CDS encoding nitrilase-related carbon-nitrogen hydrolase, which codes for MKVGFIQFRSVFGDIAANIETMKNLIASVEADLLVLPELATTGYTFTSEEELARIAEPFDNSPSLDELSVLAGVKNCGLVVGFGEISRGTLFNSAALLRPDGSRELYRKIHLFGAENLFFQPGDIPFAVHELNGIRLGIMICFDWYFPESVRVLALKGAEIICHPVNFVLPWGQRSMIVRSLENRVFSITANRYGVESRGDYSFTFTGASQIISPYGEILAAAPAEGESVAVVEIDPALARNKKINRYNDLFESRRPEFYRRISEP